Genomic window (Gavia stellata isolate bGavSte3 chromosome 35, bGavSte3.hap2, whole genome shotgun sequence):
tttacctccctggcactctgtagttttttcttctcccctgtccttgcaaagtctcttctctcccagggtgggatgagCCGGGAGGAAAGCggcaagatgccttttccttctcccttcccctgccgctatgcaggaagaagctgtgaagcagagatggctctcgtgctctcttgaggttttggggcggggggtcgTTGGGCTGTGGTGTCACCTCAGGCACATGCGGTCGAGTCGGCTGGCCgtggagcctgggaggagaggacaagccagaagaaaaggtccccttgcagccctgcatcttgctgtgggctcagcacgtgctccaggctctcgGCGTCTGCAACTGGTGCCTCgtgcccagctgggacgggTGCACGAGCCCTCCTGCCATCAGCTTGTCCCATCCTCTGCGGGAGCCTGTTCGTGCATGAAGCCAACCCCAAATGCCAAGGGCAAGTTGTTGCTCCTTGCAAacgggtggggaaaagaaactacagaattgctctgtaaggaagaaaggggtacATCCCCAAGCAGGGCCAAAATCAGACGGCTTTTACGGGAtggggttttgcaagctgtaggttgacttttgccagcgtggcatggtgactgtcggaggggacagctgctgtcctgcagtgCCGCGGGAGCGGTTCCCGAGAAAAGGGAGgcggaagcagctgaaggagttgaAGCCTTAGGCcgcaagagctgagcagctccgggtattccaaagtatttttccaaccgTGTCCCCGCCTGGCCAGGGAAGtcagtggaggaggtggtgcgtctggctccctctgtatagtgtgctggaggtgaggaaaggattaaggaagagagaggtcagaggaaggaggaggggagtgtgtgtggggctgtgctgagggtggggtttggagtaagtggagggagaggctggggaagagccccaggccggagctggaagccaagggAAAGTGATGTCCCTCTGGGAGAATTAAGGGCTCGGCCTCCAGGTTggacctggggatggggtgctgggtggtacaGGTATAATTGGGGGGCATGAGTGGGGGTAGGGGTCCCTCTCCGGAGGCAGCCAGCTCGAGCTGTCACCCGAGAACTCCTCAAAGAGGGATGGGAAGccttccctgggactctgccttctcagcgGGATCCCAGGGTCGGCCCCTGTTAGGGTGGCCGGCGTGGGTAAATCCCTAAGAGTGGTGAAGGTGCCTTCCGAGTGCCGCTTGGTGTTGGAGGCGAAGCTTTGGGTGCTTTGGGATTCGTACGACTGCCATctgctcaggagggaaggatggggggagaaaaggtggtttaatgcacatggtggcatctggcagcctccctgcaggaggtggccagggcaggggctgtgtcctgcaaagtacttcactgtgtggagcatcctccagaaaagccgtaataaatccatagaaataattttgggtttcAGGGGGTCTGCCAAGCCCGGCCAGGCTTGTTCCTGACATCAGGTATATGCACTATCCCGTCCCATATCATTTGCCCGACGTCTTGCTCGGCTGCGGTGGGTTCGTGCCTCCGCCctggtccctgcttgctgctcctgggagggagcgtggTGCTGCCCCGAGGTTTCGCtcaacctcctccagctccaggatggagagctgatgtTGAGGTTCACGGCAGAAGGtccccaaaggcttttcctgccacGCAGCCGCCAGCGTGgagtggggctcagcaccgtgCCCGAAGCATGGCCCCCTCCTGACTCTGCCCCGCCACGTCCCCGTGCAGCCCGTCTCTGGGCTGAGACAGCCGAGAAatcctgggggggacatggcaatgtccctgcgtgggctggtagagagccagaagggagctcgtctggacaaatacagaagaacgaGGCACATTGTAATAGTGAGGCTGCCCAATCGTCaccctttatttgctgaaaaccagactgctgggtgcctgtcagcaagcactcattactctggtttgatttcttcagaggttggtagtacagaagggaggaaaaggcactcaccttctgcaaagagaaccgTTCCCCGAAAAGTCggaccttcctcctttgctccagtgatttccgatttcagttttacaagcaattactgctttcagcctcccaacaaaagcagcttcgaAGCAGCCAACCGGAGCTTTGTGCTTAGGAAATAGTGCTAAGCGGAACAACTCTGGCTGCTCCAAAACTCCAAAGTGAGCGATGCAAAGCTCggcatccccttgcccagcccagttttgacaatgtgatgttttgcaggcacctgtcagcagcgaaggacagagagggaaggcaaagcgtttgcaagtgctggtgcccatgctgggatgggataaactgctttccggaggcttctccccttcctgctccatcccatcccaaggcCACAGGTCCGCAACCCCACAGCTCTACGAAACCCTtaactcctccagcaatttcctcaacaaaataagCGCTCCGAGTCCATTTGAGTGGCCTAACCGGGACCGAGTGAGTTCTGAGCGGGGCCCTTTCCTTCGGTGGCATCTCCGCGCAAGGCTTGCCGCGATTTCGaggatgctgcaacagaagggCCATGGGACGCTGAGAGCATCTTGCCGCAGAGACGGAGGTGCTcacttgtcctgtttcctcctatGTTTCCTCCTAATGCGTATTTTGCCCCGTAAGGCGTATTTTCCCCAAGGCTTTGCACCTCTCTCGtattttggcagcttgtgcttttaaatacacccaAACGCTGCTTATGCCTTTCGGCCCAGCAGGATGCGGCATTTACACCCCTTTTCTCTATTCCGGCTAGTTTTTGcccaaaacagagctggtttctcccCATCCACTAAGTTTTCCAAGCGGGAAGAGTCCTGGGGTGCGTGGCTTTAAATAACTGCCTGGATACGCATCACCGATTGTGATGCCATAAACGGTCACTTGTTGTGTCTCTGGAGTTGGTGCACACTGGGTGCCACTGAGCTCCTCTCGGTGAGAGCTGTCCAGGTGTCCCGGGGGACTCTGGCCCCCTGATTGATCTGGAGGTTCAATTATCCCCCCAAACCGGTGACCGACGTGAGGATGAACCAGAACGGGGCttacaaaatgacacttctggaagagttacaggtagcacagccgaagggctgagcatcccccaaacagggggaaaactctccccgaaatcccattggcatttccctggagggcagaaggatgggcagggggagatgctttgcactggggagggctgccaggggcaggtttAGCGTCCCTGGTCGCAGCACGGAGGCAAAACGGTGtctaagagagaaggagacttgcCGGCAGGACGCAAGGGAGCTCTAGACACCCAGCCCCaacttttaccttcttctcattGCTAAACAGAGGCATGACGAGGAGGCACTGATtgaccaggggagaaggagcaacgGTGCCAAGATTCActatgagaaggaggagttggaaggtgagtctctgctgagatgctggtagAGGGGCCACCAGCCCGGCACCTTTTCCCATTGCACAAAGTCCCTACAATGTCCCTCACTCGGTGTGACATCATGTGCAGCAAAACGTGCCATGCttcttaataaagcagcacagttattttcacgTGTTTTACTATTACGGCTtttcaacagagggaaaaagccccCGCGGAGGTCACGGTGTGAGCTTTAGCCATGGGGCTGGATAATTCACGGCTTGTTTACtcgcagaggctgctcctggcttggagaggtctggagaataattggacagctgcaggcgcgaggctgtgcttttcttcttttcttctggagttccTTATCATGGGACTGATTGGATCTTCTCTTGTCGCCTTGTGCCAtacaaggattttaaaaagaattcccttctgtcactgcttaATGAGCAAGGCTGAGTGTTGGCCAGCCCAAGCTGGAATTTGAGAAGAGGTTGGATGCTTTCAGGGCACTTTTGGGGGAGCCATCACTTGTTGTTGCTCCGTTGTTGCAAAGTTCGAGTaaaacaggcttggaaaaaaggagaggtctgtgacattcagggatccagtgaaaacaaaattggtgtttcctcctgggacggctgcactgatttaaccGTGGTGTCTGCGTCATCCATCTCCCCAATATCGCGAgtgatgcaaatgctgcttttttgcaggccACCGGACCCTGTACGCCGGCGTGCAGATGCCGCTGGTGGGGCAATGCCACCGGCATCACCGAccccacaagcagaagcatcgggaacaggaggaggactgtgcccCGACGGAGCGGGGCTACCACTGTAAGTCCCGCCACCCCGTTCACTAAACTCCTTGGGGCTACATGGGCGCTGGGGTCTTCTGCAAGCAGGTCCATGTGGCTAGTTTGAgtgacttgctgttcttccgagggaaagtggcattatttaacaagaccctctttttcaaaactttcatcttttttttttgaggtagttaaatgtataatggatttaggctcatcttcctcagcgggatgcctgctttaaaaatggaaatgtggggaaggaaagctgcccatccttgtgcaggggtggaatagatgcttctccttctccgtggctctgtgcaagccccaacagagccaggggagaggggccggcccAATATTTGTGGCTGAACTGGTGCCGATCTGATGCCCGCTTTGCATGTGAGCGTGATGGGCCATATTCGAGCGTGGTAACGGGACGGGTCTCTGTGTtctgcccccaggcaccccgtcCCAGCGGGTGCAGTTCATCCTCAGGACCAAGGAGGACGAGCAGCATGTCCCTCACGCCTTGTTCACCGAGCTGGATGAGATCTGCGTGAAAGAGGGCGAAGATGCCGAGTGGAAGGAAACGGCAAGGTAAATCCCTGCTGCCGgctgtggtgggagaggagtCCCTGCGCCAGCAGTGCACGCGGGCTCTGCTTTCCGCTCCGCAGGACGcgaagcttttgcagctgtaggTGCTGATGCGAGGAGCCGTCTCCTCTTGCTACCTGTAGCTCTGTTAAAGGggttggagagctggggctgtttccttGCAATGGGGCTGACAGCACCCGATGTCCGCAGGTGGCTGAAGTTTGAGGAGGACGTGGAAGACGGCGGCGAGCGCTGGAGCAAGCCCTATGTGGCCACgctgtccttgcacagcctctttgagctgaggagctgcatcatcaatggcacggtgctgctggaCATTAGTGCCAACAGCATCGAAGAGATCGCAGGTACTGTGGGTGCCGCGTCCCTCCGGGAACGGTCGAGCTTGGCTCGCCgctgtgcccttccttcccagatcaaaccctgcctcattttcctgtgccatgcTCAGATCTGATCCTgggccagcaagaacagctcacgGAGTTTGACGAGCGCACGCGGGCAAAAATTGGagaagttcttttgaagaagcaccaccatcagaacgagaagaaaagaaacaaccttcTCCGCTCGTTTGCTGATGTGAGCAAGAAGGGGTCGGACCTGCACCTCCTCGACAAGCCAGGTGAGggttcctgcagggctttggcacccggtgaaggtttctgcagggctttggcagcagatgagggtttctgcagggctttggccccATTAGGTTTGtcctagcaaaggagaagcatcccaattgctccttgtccgtctttctgagtgtctttcttttttctaccagctcaaacacttacccctcatccttctcccaccactgtggaagctaaaaatggggTGAACCATGAGACCAGCACAACGGATTTAAGCAAGGTGAGACACTCATAGCTTTCTTAGGCCTTCAGGGCCGAATTTGCTGTTGcaaccttggctgcagagggagctgcagggtgctgtgggctttgcttttggggtaattgcctgaaaatggcTTGTTGTGCCCAGGCGGAgctgcacttcatgaagaaaattcccagcgGGGCTGAAGCGTCCAACGTGCTCGTaggagagctggatttccttCGCCAGCCCATCATGGCATTTGTCCGCCTGACCCCGGCTGTCCTCCTCTCGGGCATGACGGAAGTTCCCATCCCAACAAGGTCTGAAcgagaagcacaaagtttttatttcaaacccccccaacaaaacatcaGATGGCATGCACCAGTTTGGCATCCCAAGGGAACAAGGCCAGCGGGAGCCAGCACGTTTCTGCCAGCCACgtctccttgccttcatttcccccttccctgctgtagcttttaaacccattggccaacgtgaatgagagttggccccaaaatgaaatttgcgatgggttttgatgaatttccaaTTCATCACCGGAGTCGGTGAgcctccgtgtcccctctcgagccgtgctctgggctgggagctgccagggatttcCTTGGGTGCTCTTTGAGCCATGACACGTTcgtctctctccttttgtttgtcttgcccaggttcctgtttgttttgcttggaccagaaggaaaagcccatcagTACCATGAGATCGGCAGGTCCATGGCTACTATCATGACGGATGAGGTGCGACGTGAGAAGGGATATCTCTGggtcatttttggctttcttcacctctccctgtctctgtagtaGTGAGGAAGAGCGtttgctgtccccgctgccggcagctctccaaatagcCCACCCTTCGTTCGcaccccaaagcaaacacgCACGTTTGCATCCCCCCACAtcctggaggctgaaatcccacccggggtgcatcctgcacctcgtccttctccccggggtccccagcacgctgtccccagtggtggcattgccagggccagtaaaacttgtcctctttaagcaacaggctgcggtgtgccatgggggatggggggcctcgtggaggagaggattacaaggaacacgatggacagatttttccttttgggggaatacttcctgccattgccagcaggaaatttgggggaaattatCTTGCGTTTAGCCAAGTGCTTATTGCACTGCTTAGGGCATGCGAGATGGGttgtcctctgagcaggttGTCTCCTACGGGCAGGTTTTCCATGACGTCGCCTATAAAGCCAAGAACCGGGCTGACCTCGTGGCCGGCATCGATGAGTTTCTGGATCAGGTCACGGTCTTGCCGCCTGGAGAGTGGGATCCATCGATCCGAATCGAGCCCCCGAAAAACGTCCCTtcgcaggtgggtgctgcggtggagggaggtgcgagggggacgggcaggacggcaggcagctggggatgctgttcAGGGCTCCAGATTCACAAGGTCCCTATTTGACACAGTCACATGGccagaccagaagcaaaacaagccagtggttacaaatagctgtctttctcttatttccatttgaacaggaaaaaaggaagatgccaggAGCTCTTGATGACAGTGCTTCTCACACCAAGCCGGAGAAGCACAGCGGTCCTGAACTGGAGCGGACGGGAAGGTGCAAGATTTGATagtttggggtggtttttttctgcttgcctcccaaatctgagcatgcaccttgcctttgagcaggttttgggggttttttggttcagtgaaggggctccacatgcccagctgggtccctgggctgggcaggtgggagatgtgggcagctgggctcagccacagcatcagtgcacacaggttttcttgatttggggtggaagcagatgtgcaaatacctccaggtagagctctgctgcttctcagagcaaggGAGTGTTGCAGTAAGAGGGGATGGGCTCTCAGGttaggtcttgttttttcttttttcttctttttatttttgttgttggagggcattttggcgtgcctcagtttctagtgggtgtaaaaagggagaaggagacggcttcttttcagcactgaaaattactccatgcttgtgattgcccttctgcagccaagaaaagtccatgtggtcttgcaggagaactgtctctattttgtccttcttccaggctctttGGAGGTTTGATCCTGGATGTGAAGCGAAAAGCCCCGTGGTTCTGGAGCGACTTTCGGGAtggtctgaggctgcagtgtctggcgtccttcctcttcctctactgtgcctgcatgtcccctgtcatcacctttgggggactgctgggggaggcgaccGATGGCCACATagtgagcagctctctctgttgggtggcacgggggaggataaaactcatgcaaaagtccttgctgcagtgagtttgctctgggttttttttccccctaatgctttctgtactcactgctgcctctcttccccggaCAGAGTGCCATGGAGTCGCTGCTGGGCGCCTCCATGACCGGCgtggtgttttccctctttgctggccaACCTCTCACCATCCTCGGCAGCACCGGACCCGTGCTCGTCTTTGAGAAGATcctctacaaattctgcaagtaaggctggttgctgcggccgggtgctgtgagagccttcagaaggcagcggggatggag
Coding sequences:
- the LOC132320376 gene encoding electroneutral sodium bicarbonate exchanger 1-like isoform X2, whose product is MPLVGQCHRHHRPHKQKHREQEEDCRGNGTGLCVLPPGTPSQRVQFILRTKEDEQHVPHALFTELDEICVKEGEDAEWKETARWLKFEEDVEDGGERWSKPYVATLSLHSLFELRSCIINGTVLLDISANSIEEIADLILGQQEQLTEFDERTRAKIGEVLLKKHHHQNEKKRNNLLRSFADVSKKGSDLHLLDKPAQTLTPHPSPTTVEAKNGVNHETSTTDLSKAELHFMKKIPSGAEASNVLVGELDFLRQPIMAFVRLTPAVLLSGMTEVPIPTRFLFVLLGPEGKAHQYHEIGRSMATIMTDEVFHDVAYKAKNRADLVAGIDEFLDQVTVLPPGEWDPSIRIEPPKNVPSQEKRKMPGALDDSASHTKPEKHSGPELERTGRLFGGLILDVKRKAPWFWSDFRDGLRLQCLASFLFLYCACMSPVITFGGLLGEATDGHISAMESLLGASMTGVVFSLFAGQPLTILGSTGPVLVFEKILYKFCKEYTLSYLSLRACIGLWTAFFCIVLVATDASSLVCYITRFTEEAFASLICLIFIYEALEKLSHLRETYPVHMHSQLDFLTIDYCKCEAPTHPSNETLRFWESNKINVSGIAWENLTVTECRYLHGEFQGPACGPNGPYTPDVLFWCCILFFSTFVLSSLLKKFKTSRYFPTRVRSTVSDFAVFLTIVVMVLMDFMIGIPSPKLHVPHMFKPTRDDRGWFINPVGPNPWWTVLAALIPALLCTILIFMDQQITAVIVNRKEHRLKKGCGYHLDLFMVAVMLGVCSVMGLPWFVAATVLSITHVNSLKVESECAAPGEQPKFLGIREQRVTGSMIFVLMGCSVFFTSVLKFIPMPVLYGVFLYMGVSSLGEIQFFDRLKLFWMPAKHQPDFIYLRHVPLRKVHFFTVIQLICLVLLWAIKVSRAAIVFPMMVLALVFVRKAMDFCFSKRELSFLDDLMPESKKKKLDGAKNEANEEEVVRLAPSV